One stretch of Commensalibacter melissae DNA includes these proteins:
- the addA gene encoding double-strand break repair helicase AddA, which translates to MGIGNWGIMMQRQFSFSDPVEEANRQQRDASNPHYSVFVSASAGSGKTKLLVDRLLRLMMPWTDKKGKIHPGIQPQRIQCLTYSKSAAAEMAIRLQKKLSEWVGYTNQELDRALLDLQINPCDKMRKAARALFAEILDLPGGMRIETNHAFCQSILQRFPLEARIIPQFKVIEEGDNLLTFKRAFNEKIDEISDHDIQVLSPLINNNHFLELLQELQQNQQYLQPVLRLIQQRQFSAYLRSCLKLDFSNKQDYLARVCEIWPAEKDIRKCLELNRDIKNKKSRAAIESCIRWFDLSSDQRIVQWNIMQETLLKKNGQVKNFTVNKGENNAIAVLLNEQADYMYQIAETINRYDIYEYTGALLNVFSLIWQHYQDIKRAQGVLHYSDLINYTLDLLDNPGAAWVLFKLDGGLEHILLDEVQDNSAEQWRIADNILSEFFAGMGKDPVSYHSRTIFAVGDYKQSIYSFQGAKPQEFFNFREKISKKVKEAGELWADPQLRVSFRSSQIILDFVDQVFLPENGLTGVWDNLSMDQFRQHRSAKISAPGRVDIWPLAMMDDMEKEDLETLWKPLRKNQYHSTPDMILAECLADWIKGQIGRVPPYGGRPIRAGDILILIRKRSDFSRALIRALKMKNIPLVNLVKTQLLDQIAVQDLLVLCEVLLLPQDDLTLACVLKSPLGGLDEESLMELAGSRIKGQTLWNALFIRHLERKDWQEAWLMLSKLFVRVDYVTPYALLVEILGEHRGRERFLARLGEEALEAIDELLFQAMQYEDNHIPSLQGFLYWLKQSERTIKNEAEADLDMVRIMTVHGAKGLQGRLVILPDTVNPVSKQGGFQSDQVLVWKEDAEKNIKIPLYVPNKNCDIRESKEYRSFKLQLDTEESNRLLYVALTRASEWLLVCGWQKSKNKKTENTWYDYCEKAMKQLPDLQACFFQEIWEGTHHFIENKSNSLSYNMNCSPDDFGNQSSKSIILPKWLQQKGKAVALPDENVILPHYIPSRPDGIIFGEVPSKISPVKTRKKKDPFYRGRVIHALLQYLPNYPCEKRYDLAYQWFKRENVKLSGQELDKIVHQVIQLINNPELQKLFDSDSLVEQPVTGIVNDLVITGQIDRMRILSDKILLCDFKSGQKVPDTVEMVSKIYLRQMASYWILLKEIYPYHQIEPLLIWTDALKIMKLPIALLEKYLPAQI; encoded by the coding sequence ATGGGGATTGGGAACTGGGGGATCATGATGCAGCGGCAGTTTTCTTTTTCAGATCCTGTTGAAGAAGCGAACAGGCAACAAAGAGATGCCTCTAATCCGCATTATTCAGTTTTTGTATCCGCATCGGCAGGAAGCGGTAAAACAAAACTTCTTGTTGATCGTTTATTACGGTTAATGATGCCATGGACTGATAAAAAGGGTAAAATTCATCCCGGTATACAACCGCAGCGGATCCAATGTTTAACCTATTCCAAATCCGCGGCTGCCGAAATGGCAATTCGGTTGCAAAAAAAATTAAGTGAATGGGTTGGCTATACGAATCAAGAACTGGATAGGGCTTTGCTCGATTTACAAATCAATCCGTGCGATAAGATGCGCAAAGCGGCTCGGGCATTGTTTGCAGAAATTTTGGATTTACCAGGGGGTATGCGGATTGAAACCAATCATGCATTTTGTCAATCTATCCTGCAGCGTTTCCCTTTGGAGGCCAGAATTATTCCTCAGTTCAAGGTTATTGAGGAGGGTGATAATTTATTAACTTTCAAAAGGGCTTTTAACGAAAAAATTGATGAAATTTCTGATCATGATATTCAGGTCTTAAGCCCATTAATCAATAATAATCATTTTTTGGAGCTTTTACAGGAACTACAACAAAATCAGCAATATTTACAGCCAGTTTTACGTTTGATTCAACAGCGACAATTTTCCGCTTATTTACGTTCATGTTTAAAGCTGGATTTTTCCAATAAACAGGATTATTTAGCTCGTGTATGTGAAATCTGGCCAGCAGAAAAGGACATTAGAAAATGTCTGGAACTGAATCGGGATATTAAAAATAAAAAATCTAGAGCGGCAATAGAATCCTGTATTCGATGGTTTGATCTTTCGAGCGATCAACGAATTGTCCAATGGAATATAATGCAGGAGACCTTGCTTAAAAAAAATGGTCAAGTTAAAAATTTTACTGTCAATAAGGGGGAAAATAACGCGATTGCAGTTTTGTTGAATGAACAGGCTGACTATATGTATCAGATTGCTGAAACAATCAATCGCTATGACATTTATGAATATACAGGGGCTCTTTTGAATGTCTTTTCATTAATTTGGCAACATTATCAAGATATTAAACGTGCCCAAGGGGTTTTGCATTACAGTGATTTGATTAATTACACTTTGGATTTGCTTGATAATCCTGGTGCCGCTTGGGTTTTGTTCAAGCTCGATGGCGGTTTGGAACATATTTTGTTGGATGAAGTACAGGATAATTCGGCTGAACAATGGCGGATTGCAGATAATATTTTGTCTGAATTTTTTGCGGGAATGGGTAAGGATCCTGTTTCGTATCATTCCAGAACGATTTTTGCCGTTGGAGATTACAAACAATCCATCTATTCTTTTCAGGGGGCAAAGCCACAGGAATTTTTTAATTTTCGTGAAAAAATATCAAAAAAGGTAAAAGAGGCAGGTGAATTATGGGCGGATCCCCAATTACGGGTTTCCTTTCGTTCCAGTCAGATTATTCTTGATTTCGTAGATCAGGTTTTTTTGCCTGAAAATGGATTAACAGGCGTCTGGGATAATTTATCAATGGATCAGTTTCGCCAGCATCGTTCGGCGAAGATATCTGCTCCCGGGCGGGTTGATATATGGCCATTAGCGATGATGGATGATATGGAAAAGGAGGATTTGGAAACCTTATGGAAACCATTGAGGAAAAATCAGTATCATTCAACACCTGACATGATTTTGGCTGAATGTCTTGCCGATTGGATTAAGGGACAGATCGGCAGGGTACCACCTTATGGTGGGCGTCCCATCAGGGCAGGTGATATTCTTATTTTAATCCGGAAACGATCTGATTTTTCACGGGCCTTGATCCGGGCTCTGAAAATGAAAAATATTCCATTGGTCAATCTGGTTAAAACACAATTGCTTGATCAAATAGCCGTACAGGATCTATTGGTACTTTGTGAGGTGCTTTTATTGCCGCAGGATGATTTGACCTTGGCATGTGTCTTAAAATCACCTTTGGGGGGATTGGATGAAGAAAGTCTTATGGAGCTTGCCGGATCAAGAATAAAAGGCCAGACTTTGTGGAATGCCTTGTTTATTCGGCATTTGGAAAGGAAAGACTGGCAGGAGGCATGGTTAATGCTCTCAAAATTGTTTGTCAGAGTGGATTATGTTACGCCCTATGCCTTGTTGGTTGAGATTTTGGGGGAACATCGTGGACGGGAAAGATTTCTCGCCCGTTTGGGGGAAGAGGCACTTGAGGCGATTGATGAATTACTTTTCCAGGCAATGCAATATGAAGATAATCATATCCCATCTTTACAGGGTTTTTTATATTGGTTGAAACAATCCGAACGTACCATAAAAAACGAGGCGGAAGCAGACCTTGATATGGTTAGGATTATGACGGTACATGGTGCGAAAGGACTGCAGGGGCGTTTAGTCATTTTACCTGATACCGTGAATCCCGTATCTAAACAGGGCGGATTTCAATCTGATCAGGTTCTGGTTTGGAAAGAGGATGCGGAAAAGAATATCAAAATCCCTTTATATGTTCCAAATAAAAATTGCGATATTAGGGAAAGTAAAGAATATAGGTCATTTAAATTGCAATTGGATACCGAAGAAAGCAATCGTCTGCTTTATGTTGCTTTAACGCGTGCAAGTGAATGGTTATTGGTTTGTGGCTGGCAAAAATCCAAAAATAAAAAAACTGAAAACACTTGGTATGATTATTGTGAAAAGGCGATGAAGCAGTTGCCTGATTTGCAGGCCTGTTTTTTCCAAGAAATTTGGGAAGGAACACATCATTTTATAGAAAATAAAAGTAATTCCCTTTCATACAATATGAATTGTTCACCGGATGATTTTGGAAATCAATCCAGCAAATCAATAATTTTGCCCAAATGGTTGCAACAAAAAGGAAAGGCTGTTGCGTTACCTGATGAAAATGTCATATTACCCCATTATATTCCAAGTCGACCAGACGGGATAATATTTGGTGAGGTTCCTTCTAAAATATCACCGGTTAAAACAAGAAAGAAAAAAGATCCTTTTTATCGTGGTCGAGTCATTCATGCCTTATTACAATATTTGCCAAATTACCCTTGTGAAAAGCGTTATGACTTGGCATATCAATGGTTCAAGCGAGAAAATGTTAAACTATCCGGTCAGGAATTGGATAAAATTGTTCATCAAGTTATCCAGTTGATTAATAATCCAGAATTACAAAAATTGTTTGATTCTGATAGTTTGGTTGAACAACCTGTAACAGGTATTGTCAATGATCTTGTCATTACGGGTCAGATTGATCGTATGCGTATTTTATCGGATAAAATTTTACTATGTGATTTTAAATCCGGTCAAAAAGTGCCGGATACTGTTGAGATGGTATCCAAAATTTATTTAAGGCAGATGGCATCTTATTGGATCTTATTAAAGGAAATTTATCCATATCATCAAATTGAGCCGTTACTGATTTGGACAGATGCTCTAAAAATAATGAAATTGCCCATTGCTTTACTTGAAAAATATTTGCCGGCACAGATATAG
- the addB gene encoding double-strand break repair protein AddB has protein sequence MSKYITIPFNAVFLDTIAQKWMEEMHSQGGYPCGMVIVPNQRTVKALINSFIKVNKGKPLLLPKIISIGTIDEAGLSFNSKEELILFPAVHPVKRLSILTSLIIQMNHELGNQIQAGEAWNLAKSLADLMDEAEWIGCDLKTALSKAVEDEYAQHWQNILKFLSIITEIWPQWLQDNQLMNPVERVIALLKAQAKSWRNSGCQDPVWVVGFADARPVIVEFLSTVVQLPRGRLIVSGLQEDLSEESWNALPITHPYAELVKMFSALGIKRSDFQYWDHICVQPICKERISAFQQILLPADRLESWLINRRPVHLDQCFLIEPLNQQQEAIAIALMIRDALEIPQKRIALVTPDRNLAMRVSLELGRWGVIADDSAGEPLYKTAGTVFLNLILQACVEDFTPLSLLSLLKHPFACCGLPASLCRDYSRLLEIFILRQFAASGLSVIQAALKRKIEEIKLLDKDTLRTDIAYFFSNSSELVSLLDRLKQNVQTLLGKTTKYTVGEWVTYLARAAEQLASNQEQNGEDILWKAEEGNALAEHLRDLIVETEYIKVVTLSEFASIFRASFQGLIVHTRRALQGREVRQLHPRVYIWGLLEARLQNVDMVILGGLSEGVWPPSIDSGSWLSRPMREKMGMGLPDIEIGRTAYAFMALCCSIPEVILSSPLRQENAPVVQSRWIVRLKAWLKGRKSVIQQHPALLWTKYLDQPDGSPTPMECPSPKPLPALRPKSISITDVERWIKDPYEIYAKKILNLRKIVGLEEDRSTSIFGLIVHEGLKNVYENYSKQWTLSGIEQTLLDVLDKRQDILISYKKWWHARLLKIAHWVYQQEKSRRNSRMLPQFYLEKEGHHYFQLTAGIDFTLRGIADRIQLNTDGTVEIYDYKTGVTPACINVKNGLFPQLPLEAAMAYYGGFDKSLAEHEISKFTYWELKGGIEEGKEIHIDNIQKEGDATNLSERYWQVLQKLIIAYCDQEQPYLSRPRPHLIKEYVQTLPVFGDYKHLARFLEWGLGTGGS, from the coding sequence ATGTCTAAATATATCACGATCCCCTTTAATGCAGTATTTTTGGATACGATTGCTCAAAAATGGATGGAGGAAATGCATTCTCAAGGGGGTTACCCGTGTGGAATGGTTATTGTTCCCAATCAGAGAACCGTAAAAGCGTTAATTAATAGTTTTATTAAAGTTAATAAAGGGAAACCGCTGCTTTTACCCAAAATTATTTCCATTGGCACTATAGATGAGGCAGGATTATCTTTTAATAGCAAAGAGGAACTGATACTTTTTCCCGCAGTTCATCCTGTAAAAAGATTATCAATTCTGACATCGTTAATTATACAAATGAATCATGAGCTTGGTAATCAAATTCAGGCTGGTGAAGCTTGGAACTTGGCTAAATCCCTGGCTGATTTAATGGATGAGGCGGAATGGATTGGATGTGATTTAAAGACGGCTTTATCAAAAGCGGTTGAGGATGAATATGCACAGCACTGGCAAAATATTCTAAAATTTCTATCAATTATAACCGAGATATGGCCTCAATGGTTACAGGATAATCAATTGATGAATCCCGTAGAAAGGGTAATAGCTCTTTTAAAAGCCCAGGCTAAAAGTTGGCGGAATTCTGGATGCCAGGATCCAGTTTGGGTGGTCGGATTTGCAGATGCAAGGCCCGTTATTGTTGAATTTCTGTCCACGGTTGTTCAATTGCCACGCGGACGTTTGATTGTTTCCGGGTTACAGGAGGATTTGTCAGAGGAAAGCTGGAATGCTTTGCCTATCACGCATCCCTACGCCGAACTTGTCAAAATGTTTTCGGCATTAGGTATTAAGCGTTCTGATTTTCAATACTGGGATCATATATGTGTTCAACCAATTTGTAAAGAGCGTATATCAGCATTTCAGCAAATTTTATTACCTGCTGACCGTTTGGAAAGCTGGTTAATAAACCGGCGTCCTGTACATTTGGATCAATGTTTTTTAATTGAACCGCTCAATCAGCAGCAAGAGGCAATAGCCATTGCGTTAATGATTCGAGATGCCCTGGAAATTCCACAGAAAAGAATTGCACTTGTTACACCTGATCGTAATTTGGCAATGCGTGTTTCTCTGGAACTGGGACGGTGGGGGGTTATCGCGGATGATAGTGCTGGTGAACCACTTTATAAAACGGCCGGCACAGTCTTTTTAAATTTGATTTTGCAAGCTTGTGTCGAGGATTTTACCCCTTTATCTTTATTATCCTTACTTAAACATCCATTTGCTTGTTGTGGATTGCCTGCCAGTTTATGCCGTGATTATAGCCGTTTGCTGGAGATCTTTATTCTAAGACAATTTGCAGCCTCTGGTTTATCAGTCATTCAAGCAGCATTGAAGCGGAAAATCGAAGAAATTAAGCTGTTAGATAAGGATACCCTAAGAACCGATATCGCATATTTTTTTTCCAACTCATCTGAATTGGTCAGCTTGCTGGATCGATTGAAACAGAATGTGCAAACTCTGTTGGGAAAAACTACAAAATATACGGTTGGCGAATGGGTGACGTATTTGGCAAGAGCTGCGGAACAGCTTGCCTCTAATCAAGAACAGAATGGAGAGGATATTCTATGGAAGGCTGAAGAGGGAAATGCACTTGCCGAGCATTTGAGAGATCTTATTGTTGAAACTGAATATATAAAGGTGGTTACTTTATCTGAATTTGCCAGCATTTTCAGGGCATCGTTTCAAGGATTAATTGTTCACACGCGCCGTGCCCTACAAGGGAGAGAAGTTAGACAGCTTCATCCAAGGGTATATATCTGGGGATTGCTTGAAGCACGGTTGCAGAATGTTGATATGGTAATTTTAGGGGGATTATCCGAAGGGGTATGGCCACCCTCCATTGATTCTGGTTCTTGGCTAAGCCGCCCGATGCGTGAAAAAATGGGGATGGGACTGCCGGATATTGAAATAGGTCGTACAGCCTATGCTTTTATGGCTTTGTGTTGTTCGATACCAGAAGTGATTTTGTCTTCACCGTTAAGACAGGAAAATGCGCCAGTTGTGCAATCACGTTGGATTGTCCGTCTTAAGGCGTGGTTGAAGGGGCGTAAGAGTGTGATTCAGCAGCATCCGGCTTTGTTGTGGACAAAATATCTTGATCAACCAGATGGATCTCCAACCCCAATGGAATGTCCTTCTCCGAAACCTTTGCCGGCGTTGCGTCCAAAATCCATTTCCATAACTGATGTTGAGCGATGGATAAAGGATCCTTATGAGATTTATGCGAAAAAAATACTTAATTTAAGAAAAATTGTTGGTTTGGAGGAAGATCGATCAACCAGTATTTTTGGGTTGATAGTTCATGAAGGGTTAAAGAATGTTTATGAAAATTATAGCAAACAATGGACGCTAAGCGGAATAGAGCAGACTCTTTTGGATGTACTGGATAAACGTCAGGATATCTTAATTTCTTATAAAAAATGGTGGCATGCACGGTTATTAAAAATTGCCCATTGGGTTTACCAGCAGGAAAAGTCACGTCGTAATAGTCGAATGCTTCCTCAGTTTTATCTTGAAAAAGAAGGCCATCATTATTTTCAGTTGACCGCAGGAATTGACTTCACCTTACGGGGTATTGCGGATCGAATACAGCTAAACACGGATGGAACTGTAGAAATATATGATTACAAAACAGGTGTTACCCCTGCGTGTATAAATGTGAAGAACGGATTGTTTCCACAGTTACCCTTGGAAGCGGCAATGGCTTATTATGGCGGGTTTGATAAAAGTCTGGCTGAACATGAAATTTCAAAATTTACATATTGGGAGTTAAAGGGGGGAATAGAGGAAGGTAAGGAAATCCATATAGATAATATTCAAAAAGAAGGGGATGCCACAAATTTAAGCGAAAGATACTGGCAAGTTCTTCAAAAGCTGATTATTGCCTATTGTGACCAGGAACAGCCTTATTTATCCCGTCCACGTCCTCATTTAATAAAAGAATATGTACAAACCCTGCCTGTTTTTGGAGATTATAAGCATTTGGCTCGTTTTCTTGAATGGGGATTGGGAACTGGGGGATCATGA
- the tsaE gene encoding tRNA (adenosine(37)-N6)-threonylcarbamoyltransferase complex ATPase subunit type 1 TsaE gives MYDLPNLQATNDLAVKISRLIKIGDAILLSGPLGIGKTAFVRSFLRFICEDSEMEVPSPSFTLVQHYESPKFSLYHYDLWRLENEQDLIELDWDDAMEGVVLVEWPERLQDFVPDGALHIDFSLHSDSGRRVVLSGWDERLNLLE, from the coding sequence ATGTATGATTTACCAAATTTGCAAGCAACAAATGATTTGGCTGTAAAAATTTCCCGTTTAATAAAGATAGGTGACGCCATTTTATTATCAGGTCCTTTGGGTATTGGTAAAACTGCTTTTGTTCGGTCATTCTTGCGATTTATTTGTGAAGATTCTGAAATGGAAGTTCCCAGTCCCTCTTTTACCTTGGTACAACATTATGAAAGCCCAAAATTTTCTTTATATCACTATGATTTGTGGCGGTTGGAAAATGAACAGGATTTAATCGAATTGGATTGGGATGATGCGATGGAGGGTGTTGTCTTGGTCGAATGGCCAGAGCGTTTGCAGGATTTTGTTCCTGACGGGGCTTTGCATATTGATTTTTCCCTACATTCTGATTCCGGGCGTCGTGTTGTCCTTTCAGGCTGGGATGAACGGCTAAACTTGCTTGAATAA
- a CDS encoding NAD(P)/FAD-dependent oxidoreductase: protein MIGTSITTDIAIIGTGPAGLFAAFECSMLKMKSILIDTLDTVGGQCSALYPEKPIYDIPAHPSITAQSLIDSLEKQIEPFDIPRLLSNKVVEMEGQKGNFTLKTDKNNIIHAKGIIIAIGAGSFGPNRPPLENIEAYEQAKTVHYYIRKSDSFIDKNIVIAGGGDSAVDWALTLKDKAKSITLIHRRDRFRASPESLARLETAISEKKINKLVPYQLHKLHGKQGVLESVDIISLDKQIRSLPADHLLAFFGLTTDLGPLQSWDIDIIQGRIPVTPSTCETSLEGTFAIGDIAFYPGKLKLILQGFSEASMAAYALYNIVNPETPLHFEHSTTHGIPVKP from the coding sequence ATGATTGGAACCTCTATCACGACTGATATTGCCATAATTGGTACGGGTCCGGCCGGCTTATTTGCCGCTTTTGAATGCAGTATGCTAAAAATGAAGTCTATCTTGATTGACACACTGGATACAGTGGGAGGACAATGTTCAGCCCTATATCCAGAAAAACCAATTTATGATATTCCCGCTCATCCAAGTATTACCGCACAATCTCTTATTGATTCTCTAGAAAAACAAATTGAACCTTTTGATATTCCACGCCTTTTATCAAACAAGGTTGTAGAAATGGAAGGTCAGAAAGGAAATTTCACTTTAAAAACCGATAAAAACAATATCATTCATGCCAAAGGCATAATCATTGCCATTGGTGCAGGGTCTTTCGGTCCGAATCGTCCACCGTTGGAAAATATAGAAGCTTATGAACAGGCCAAAACCGTTCATTATTACATCCGAAAAAGTGATTCATTTATAGACAAAAATATTGTCATTGCCGGTGGAGGGGATTCAGCGGTTGACTGGGCACTGACCTTAAAAGATAAGGCCAAATCCATCACTTTGATTCATAGAAGAGACCGTTTCCGGGCTTCACCGGAAAGTCTTGCACGTCTTGAAACGGCGATTTCAGAAAAAAAAATCAATAAACTTGTCCCCTACCAGCTTCATAAGCTGCATGGAAAACAAGGCGTTCTAGAATCAGTTGATATTATTTCACTAGACAAACAAATTAGATCTCTTCCAGCCGATCATTTACTGGCCTTTTTTGGCCTGACCACTGATCTTGGCCCTTTACAATCCTGGGATATTGACATTATTCAAGGGAGAATTCCGGTAACTCCATCGACCTGTGAAACAAGTCTGGAAGGAACATTTGCCATCGGAGATATCGCTTTTTATCCAGGAAAATTAAAACTTATATTACAAGGATTCAGCGAGGCCTCTATGGCTGCTTATGCGTTATATAATATTGTTAATCCAGAAACACCACTGCATTTTGAACACTCAACAACACACGGAATTCCAGTAAAACCATAG
- the alr gene encoding alanine racemase encodes MMQPYISINPDLFTKNAGATLSIDLNAIIKNYDLLNNKTKMARCGAVVKANAYGLGMLPVARALQKTECKNFFVAYLDEGIALRSILGNEYAIYVLNGFYPYDAKTFINYNLTPVLNDLKQVKLWVQICKDANFNYPAALQFDTGMSRFGIDINDLRIIQDESISPFIPTLTISHLACADDLNHSLNLIQLQRFKAFIHHFPSVPASLSASSGIFLGENWHFDLTRPGAALYGINPVPGHKNPMYPVVTLRSKILQLREIPKGATVGYGATFTADKALKLAIVSTGYADGFFRSLSNKICVKHIDHPDIPLPVIGRISMDCLCINISPLANKKVMIDDEIEIIGLNCPIETIANAANTIGYEILTALGNRYRRIYN; translated from the coding sequence ATGATGCAACCCTATATTTCCATAAACCCCGATCTTTTTACCAAAAATGCGGGGGCAACTTTATCTATTGATTTAAATGCGATTATAAAAAATTATGATTTGCTCAATAACAAAACAAAAATGGCACGATGTGGGGCTGTCGTCAAGGCAAATGCTTATGGACTGGGAATGTTACCGGTGGCAAGGGCATTACAAAAAACAGAATGCAAGAATTTTTTTGTTGCTTATCTAGATGAAGGAATTGCACTTAGATCAATATTGGGAAATGAATACGCAATCTATGTCCTGAACGGTTTTTATCCATATGATGCCAAAACATTTATCAATTACAATCTGACCCCAGTTCTAAATGACCTGAAACAGGTAAAGTTATGGGTACAAATATGTAAAGATGCCAATTTTAATTATCCTGCTGCCTTGCAATTTGATACAGGCATGTCTCGTTTCGGTATTGACATAAATGATTTAAGAATCATCCAGGATGAATCTATATCACCTTTCATTCCTACCCTGACCATCAGCCATCTAGCCTGTGCCGATGATCTAAATCATTCATTAAATCTTATTCAATTGCAACGGTTTAAGGCTTTTATCCATCACTTTCCTTCCGTACCGGCCAGTTTATCCGCTTCAAGTGGTATTTTTCTAGGTGAAAATTGGCATTTCGATCTAACACGTCCAGGAGCAGCATTATATGGGATCAACCCTGTTCCTGGACACAAGAATCCCATGTATCCTGTTGTGACATTACGAAGTAAAATCTTACAATTAAGGGAAATTCCCAAAGGGGCCACTGTCGGTTATGGTGCAACGTTCACAGCAGACAAAGCGTTAAAACTGGCTATCGTTTCAACGGGCTATGCAGATGGTTTTTTTCGATCGCTCAGCAACAAAATCTGCGTCAAACATATTGATCACCCTGACATTCCCTTGCCCGTAATTGGGCGAATTTCGATGGATTGTTTATGTATCAATATATCACCCCTTGCCAACAAAAAAGTTATGATTGACGATGAAATAGAAATTATTGGCCTCAACTGTCCAATTGAAACAATAGCCAACGCAGCAAATACAATTGGTTACGAAATTCTTACTGCCTTGGGAAACCGTTATCGGCGTATTTACAATTAA